A window of the Arcobacter sp. F155 genome harbors these coding sequences:
- the prmC gene encoding peptide chain release factor N(5)-glutamine methyltransferase, producing MTIKEVVRNYSKQLRDVTHIPAKEVEILICYILEKNNIWLHLNYNNEFSEIKQLEKLVEKRKKDYPLEYLIKRASFYGESFLVKENVLIPRPETELLVDNAVEILKDTKNKTVLEIGTGSGIISVMLALLIKEIKIIAVDINDDALALAKENAKKHNVEDRITFIKSDLYTNISEDEEIFMTISNPPYIANNYKLPANVKYEPRNALFGGEVGDELLKNIIEETSKRDIKYLLCEMGYDQKKPLENYLNNFEIKDYSFYQDYEKFDRGFTIEFK from the coding sequence ATGACAATAAAAGAAGTTGTAAGAAACTATTCTAAACAATTAAGAGATGTTACTCATATTCCAGCTAAAGAAGTTGAGATATTAATATGTTATATTTTAGAAAAAAACAATATATGGTTACATCTTAATTATAATAATGAGTTTAGTGAAATAAAACAATTAGAAAAATTAGTAGAAAAAAGAAAAAAAGATTATCCTTTAGAGTATTTAATTAAAAGGGCATCTTTTTATGGAGAAAGTTTTCTAGTAAAAGAGAATGTATTAATTCCTAGACCAGAAACAGAACTTCTTGTTGATAATGCCGTTGAAATTTTAAAAGATACTAAAAATAAAACAGTTTTAGAAATAGGAACTGGTTCTGGGATTATTTCTGTTATGTTAGCTCTTTTAATAAAAGAGATAAAAATTATAGCAGTTGATATAAATGATGATGCACTTGCACTTGCAAAAGAGAATGCAAAAAAACATAATGTAGAAGATAGAATCACTTTTATCAAAAGTGATTTATATACTAATATTAGTGAAGATGAAGAGATTTTTATGACAATTTCAAATCCTCCATATATTGCAAATAACTACAAGCTTCCAGCAAATGTAAAATATGAACCTAGAAATGCACTTTTTGGAGGAGAAGTTGGAGATGAATTATTAAAAAATATCATTGAAGAAACTTCAAAAAGAGATATAAAATATCTACTTTGTGAAATGGGATATGATCAAAAGAAACCTTTAGAAAACTATTTAAATAATTTTGAGATTAAAGATTACTCATTTTATCAAGATTATGAAAAGTTTGATAGAGGTTTTACAATTGAGTTTAAATAA
- the hemW gene encoding radical SAM family heme chaperone HemW, producing the protein MLLYLHIPFCDSKCHYCAFNSYTTKFNLKKDYMKALNKQLKHDLEKNCQNKKLETIFFGGGTPSTIKPKDYEETFKILENYIDENTEITTESNPNSATKEWQKEMKNFGVNRISFGVQSFQENKLKELNRAHNAKSAITAIQNASCIGFDSINCDIIYGFKTDTLNNIKEDLKQAFSLPVTHLSAYSLTLEEGTKFFNKSEVKIDDEELSYKIFDFIEKNGFTQYEISNFAKDKSFQSKHNFGYWEHKEYLGVGAGAVGYVNNRRYYPNKDLDEYIKNPTSYEIEDLSKEDIKVEKVLLGFRCILGVSLSIFTAEELKRVEHLIKEEKIYIKDKKVYNKNFLLADEIALYILE; encoded by the coding sequence TTGCTTTTATACTTACATATACCTTTTTGCGACAGCAAGTGCCACTATTGTGCTTTCAACTCATATACAACTAAATTTAATCTAAAAAAAGATTATATGAAGGCTTTAAATAAACAACTAAAACATGATTTAGAAAAAAACTGTCAAAATAAAAAATTAGAGACTATCTTTTTTGGAGGAGGAACTCCAAGTACAATAAAACCAAAAGACTATGAAGAAACTTTTAAAATATTAGAAAACTATATTGATGAAAATACAGAAATAACAACTGAATCAAATCCTAATTCTGCCACAAAAGAATGGCAAAAAGAAATGAAAAATTTTGGAGTAAATCGTATTAGTTTTGGAGTACAAAGTTTTCAAGAAAATAAGCTAAAAGAATTAAATCGTGCACATAATGCTAAAAGTGCTATAACTGCTATACAAAATGCCTCTTGTATAGGTTTTGATAGTATTAACTGCGATATAATTTACGGTTTTAAAACTGACACATTAAATAATATTAAAGAAGATTTAAAACAGGCTTTTTCTTTGCCTGTGACTCATTTAAGTGCTTACTCTTTAACCTTAGAAGAAGGAACAAAATTCTTTAATAAAAGTGAAGTAAAAATTGATGATGAAGAGTTGTCTTATAAGATATTTGATTTTATAGAAAAGAATGGTTTTACTCAATATGAAATATCAAATTTTGCAAAAGATAAAAGTTTCCAATCAAAACATAATTTTGGATATTGGGAACACAAAGAGTACTTAGGAGTTGGAGCAGGAGCAGTTGGATATGTAAACAATAGAAGATATTATCCAAATAAGGACTTAGATGAGTATATCAAAAATCCAACTTCATATGAAATAGAAGATTTATCAAAAGAAGATATAAAAGTAGAGAAAGTACTTTTAGGTTTTAGATGTATATTAGGAGTTTCTTTATCAATATTTACAGCTGAGGAATTAAAAAGAGTAGAACATTTAATAAAAGAAGAAAAAATATATATAAAAGATAAGAAAGTCTATAACAAAAACTTTCTTTTGGCAGATGAGATTGCTCTTTATATATTAGAATAA
- a CDS encoding RNA pyrophosphohydrolase, protein MTDKEMKDNKNKKNYRPNVAAIVLSAKYPEKCEIFIASRTDVENAWQFPQGGIDEGEQPNEALYRELEEEIGTRDVEIIAEYPKWVSYDFPPVIAKKMHPYDGQIQKYYLVKLKKGAKIDINTEIPEFSEFKFVPTENIYDYITFFKRTVYKQVLKYFKKEGFI, encoded by the coding sequence ATGACTGATAAAGAAATGAAAGATAATAAAAATAAAAAAAATTACAGACCTAATGTAGCGGCAATAGTATTATCAGCAAAATATCCCGAAAAGTGTGAGATTTTCATAGCTTCAAGAACAGATGTAGAAAATGCTTGGCAGTTTCCTCAAGGTGGAATTGATGAAGGTGAACAACCTAATGAAGCACTATATAGAGAGCTTGAAGAAGAAATAGGCACAAGGGATGTTGAAATAATTGCAGAATATCCAAAATGGGTAAGCTATGATTTTCCTCCTGTGATTGCTAAGAAAATGCACCCTTATGATGGTCAAATTCAAAAATATTACTTAGTTAAGTTAAAAAAAGGTGCAAAAATAGATATAAACACTGAAATACCAGAGTTTAGTGAATTTAAATTTGTTCCAACTGAGAATATTTATGATTATATAACATTCTTCAAAAGAACAGTATATAAGCAGGTTTTAAAATATTTCAAAAAAGAGGGTTTTATTTAA
- a CDS encoding aspartate kinase, producing MLKVLKFGGTSVGTLERIQNVANIIKNIRDEGHDVIAVVSAMSGETNKLLEYAGNFSKNPVANEIDMLLSSGERVTSALLSIALNEQGYKATSMSGREAGIVTDNAHMKARIESIDTTNMKNAINEGKIIIVAGFQGVTQDSSRVSTLGRGGSDLTAVAIAGAIEADVCEIYTDVDGIYTTDPRIEPKAKKLDKISYDEMLELASLGAKVLQNRSVEMAKKLNVNLVSRSSFTPEVEGTLITKEENIMEKPVVSGIALDKNQVRVGMYGVTDRPGIASSIFTALADANINVDMIVQTVGVDGKTDLDFTIPVTDWENCKEVMNKFEDDAENIDYNESICKVSIVGVGMKSHTGVASKAFTALASENINIRIISTSEIKVSMIIEEKYAELAVRTLHDAYNLDK from the coding sequence ATGTTAAAAGTTTTAAAGTTTGGCGGTACAAGTGTAGGAACACTTGAAAGAATACAGAATGTAGCCAATATAATAAAGAATATAAGAGATGAAGGTCATGATGTTATTGCAGTTGTTTCTGCAATGAGTGGTGAGACTAATAAATTATTAGAATATGCAGGTAATTTTTCAAAAAATCCTGTTGCAAATGAAATAGATATGCTTTTAAGCTCAGGAGAGAGAGTAACTTCTGCCCTACTTTCTATTGCTTTAAACGAACAAGGATACAAAGCCACTTCTATGAGTGGTAGAGAAGCTGGAATTGTTACAGATAATGCACATATGAAAGCTAGAATTGAATCTATTGATACAACTAATATGAAAAATGCAATTAATGAAGGCAAAATTATCATTGTTGCTGGTTTCCAAGGTGTAACACAAGATTCAAGTAGAGTTTCTACTTTAGGTAGAGGTGGTTCAGATTTAACAGCTGTTGCTATTGCTGGTGCTATTGAAGCTGATGTTTGTGAAATCTATACTGACGTTGATGGTATTTATACTACAGACCCAAGAATTGAACCAAAAGCTAAGAAACTAGATAAAATATCTTATGATGAGATGCTAGAGTTAGCCTCTTTAGGTGCGAAAGTATTACAAAATAGATCAGTAGAGATGGCGAAAAAATTAAATGTAAATTTAGTATCAAGAAGCAGCTTTACGCCAGAAGTTGAAGGTACATTAATAACTAAGGAAGAGAATATTATGGAAAAACCAGTTGTAAGTGGTATTGCATTAGATAAAAACCAAGTAAGAGTTGGTATGTATGGAGTTACAGATAGACCAGGAATTGCTTCATCTATTTTTACAGCTCTTGCAGACGCAAATATTAATGTAGATATGATTGTACAAACAGTTGGTGTTGATGGTAAAACTGACTTAGACTTTACTATTCCTGTAACAGATTGGGAAAATTGTAAAGAAGTTATGAACAAGTTTGAAGATGATGCTGAAAATATTGATTACAATGAATCAATTTGTAAAGTATCTATTGTAGGTGTTGGTATGAAGTCTCACACAGGTGTAGCTTCAAAAGCCTTTACTGCTTTAGCTTCTGAAAATATTAATATCAGAATCATTTCAACTTCTGAAATCAAAGTTTCTATGATTATTGAAGAAAAGTATGCAGAATTAGCTGTTAGAACTTTACACGACGCATATAACTTGGATAAATAA
- a CDS encoding HobA family DNA replication regulator, whose translation MQEFLNWTVDTIREDRLISPWLEEKKYEWVPLVSKSVTNILEKGRSVLVITDSDRDWFLKYVLTHINSQKKNRPFLPFYNFKSFYKDLDEVKTEDEINFIKDMLNISFPNGYCFWYIGRSQDARAILPKFSKNSFLWIFDEEVQDAFNLKNNDEALDMKLLQMFRLYDKTLSAALFAEINVEH comes from the coding sequence GTGCAAGAATTTCTAAATTGGACAGTTGACACAATTAGAGAAGATAGGCTTATTTCTCCTTGGTTAGAAGAAAAAAAGTATGAATGGGTACCTTTAGTTTCTAAATCAGTTACTAATATCTTAGAAAAAGGTCGTTCTGTTTTAGTTATCACTGATAGTGATAGAGATTGGTTTTTAAAGTATGTATTAACACATATCAATTCACAAAAGAAAAACAGACCTTTTTTACCTTTTTATAACTTTAAGTCTTTTTATAAAGATTTAGATGAAGTAAAAACAGAAGATGAAATAAATTTCATAAAAGATATGCTTAATATATCTTTTCCAAATGGTTACTGTTTTTGGTATATTGGTAGAAGTCAAGATGCAAGAGCTATTTTACCAAAGTTTTCAAAGAACTCATTTCTTTGGATTTTTGATGAAGAAGTTCAAGATGCATTTAACCTAAAAAACAATGATGAAGCTTTAGATATGAAACTTCTTCAGATGTTTAGACTTTATGATAAAACATTAAGTGCTGCACTTTTTGCTGAGATTAACGTAGAACATTAA
- a CDS encoding DNA polymerase III subunit delta', with protein MINEKIETAHILIVNDIDETLNSLLPFYSKHNVRVIRNEEKEEFQLAQANATIKEAYISTNEKKYIFLCGKIFRNEAQNSLLKILEEPPSNIVFIIITNSKSTILPTIFSRMPHKILKSGLKKEDLSLDIRKLDLKDVYEFLKQNQRIDKKESISFVESLLLKVNKENIELTQNELELFSKSIKLLNLNSRPINVLTTLLLTIINRKHRV; from the coding sequence ATGATAAACGAAAAAATTGAAACAGCTCATATCTTAATAGTAAATGATATAGATGAGACTCTTAACTCTTTATTGCCTTTTTACTCGAAACATAATGTAAGAGTAATTAGAAATGAAGAGAAAGAGGAGTTTCAATTAGCTCAAGCAAATGCTACTATAAAAGAAGCATATATCTCAACAAATGAAAAGAAATATATTTTTCTTTGTGGAAAAATCTTTAGAAATGAAGCACAAAACTCACTTTTAAAAATATTAGAAGAACCACCTTCAAATATTGTTTTTATAATAATTACAAACTCTAAATCAACTATTCTACCTACAATCTTTTCTAGAATGCCTCATAAGATTTTAAAAAGTGGCTTGAAAAAAGAAGATTTATCCTTAGATATAAGAAAACTTGATTTAAAAGATGTTTATGAATTTTTAAAACAAAATCAAAGAATAGATAAAAAAGAGTCTATCTCTTTTGTTGAAAGTCTACTTTTAAAAGTAAACAAAGAAAACATAGAACTAACACAAAATGAATTAGAACTTTTTTCTAAATCAATAAAACTATTAAATCTAAACTCTAGACCAATAAACGTTTTAACTACTCTACTTCTAACAATAATAAATAGAAAACATAGGGTTTAA
- the folP gene encoding dihydropteroate synthase yields MTLQKIAIWDAKKVYESLGCDKGGISILSKKSSLHTILIKNMHVGAANILKQDSLSIGADLAVPTGVITAKEKYVDGILIATTKQLEVLSRKELAQPFGLKEFAKNLKEFIPSKKYPTKIMGVLNANEDSFFQNSRFNESDASFRINKMIEDGACIIDIGAVSSRPGSIAVSWEEELQRAKPIIDVIYKEKLFEKAKFSLDSYEPKVLEYALENGFSIVNDITGLANDEVCKVASKYNAQVVIMHMQKDPTIMQENPVYDDLIQEIDDFFKQRIEKAKSFGIEDIVLDVGIGFGKTLEHNLKLIKNLEHFKHFGYELLMGASRKSMINKIVETPTEQRLPGTLAIHLESINYGASIIRCHDVKEHYQAIKVQEAINTQEIL; encoded by the coding sequence ATGACACTACAAAAAATAGCTATTTGGGATGCTAAAAAAGTATATGAATCTCTAGGCTGTGATAAGGGTGGTATTTCTATTTTATCAAAGAAATCATCTTTACATACAATTTTAATAAAAAACATGCATGTTGGTGCAGCAAATATCTTAAAACAAGACTCTCTTTCTATTGGAGCAGATTTAGCAGTACCTACTGGTGTTATAACTGCAAAAGAAAAATACGTTGATGGAATATTAATTGCAACAACAAAGCAGCTTGAAGTTTTAAGTAGAAAAGAGTTAGCTCAACCTTTTGGATTAAAAGAGTTTGCAAAAAACTTAAAAGAGTTTATCCCTTCTAAAAAATATCCAACAAAAATAATGGGTGTTTTAAATGCAAATGAAGACTCTTTCTTTCAAAATAGCCGTTTTAATGAATCTGATGCTAGTTTTAGAATAAATAAAATGATTGAAGATGGTGCTTGCATTATTGATATTGGAGCAGTCTCTAGTAGACCAGGAAGTATTGCTGTTTCTTGGGAAGAAGAACTTCAAAGAGCAAAACCTATTATTGATGTTATTTATAAAGAAAAGCTTTTTGAAAAAGCTAAATTTTCTTTAGATTCATATGAACCAAAAGTATTGGAATATGCTTTAGAAAACGGCTTTTCAATAGTTAATGACATAACAGGTTTAGCAAACGATGAAGTTTGTAAAGTAGCTTCAAAATATAATGCACAAGTTGTAATTATGCATATGCAAAAAGATCCAACTATTATGCAAGAAAACCCTGTATATGATGATTTGATTCAAGAAATTGATGACTTTTTTAAACAAAGAATTGAAAAAGCAAAAAGTTTTGGAATTGAAGATATTGTTTTAGATGTTGGAATTGGTTTTGGAAAAACTTTAGAACACAACTTAAAACTAATAAAAAATCTAGAGCATTTTAAACACTTTGGATATGAGCTTTTAATGGGAGCTAGTAGGAAATCAATGATAAATAAGATTGTAGAAACACCTACAGAGCAAAGACTTCCTGGAACTTTAGCGATACATTTAGAATCTATAAACTATGGAGCTTCTATTATTAGATGCCATGATGTAAAAGAACATTATCAGGCAATTAAAGTTCAAGAAGCTATTAACACACAAGAGATTTTATAA
- a CDS encoding prephenate dehydrogenase, translating to MNIGIIGLGLMGGSFAKAVKKYSIATKVYGFARSEKSKKEIEELNLVDELTDIKTIKDNCDLIVLAIPVDNIISMMPEFLDIKDKTTIMDLGSTKEFIIKNVPAKIRKNFIAAHPMTGTEKSGPKAAIDNLYEGKTVVLCNLEENENQHVNKAFKVFQEIGMRIVAMDADEHDIHACYMSHLPHAISYSLANTVMGHEDPKSIIALAAGGFKDMSRIAKSSPDMWTDIFKQNRKNLLASIDLFEDHMKKVRKMVEEEDYSDLKEWMKKANTLHEIL from the coding sequence TTGAATATAGGTATTATTGGTTTAGGATTAATGGGCGGTTCTTTCGCTAAAGCAGTTAAAAAATACTCAATAGCTACAAAAGTTTATGGATTTGCAAGAAGTGAAAAGTCTAAAAAAGAGATAGAAGAGTTAAATTTAGTTGATGAGTTAACAGATATCAAGACGATAAAAGATAATTGTGATTTAATAGTTCTTGCTATTCCAGTTGATAATATTATTTCTATGATGCCAGAATTTTTGGATATAAAAGATAAGACAACAATTATGGATTTAGGGTCAACGAAAGAGTTTATTATAAAAAATGTTCCTGCTAAAATTAGAAAAAATTTTATTGCAGCTCACCCAATGACAGGAACTGAAAAATCGGGACCAAAAGCAGCAATTGATAATTTATATGAAGGTAAAACAGTAGTTTTATGTAATCTTGAAGAAAATGAAAATCAACATGTAAATAAGGCATTTAAAGTATTTCAAGAAATAGGTATGAGAATTGTTGCAATGGATGCAGATGAACACGACATTCATGCTTGTTATATGTCTCACTTACCCCATGCAATTTCATACTCTTTAGCAAATACTGTTATGGGACATGAAGATCCAAAATCTATTATTGCTTTAGCAGCAGGTGGATTTAAAGATATGAGTAGAATTGCAAAATCAAGTCCTGATATGTGGACAGATATTTTTAAACAAAATAGAAAAAATCTTTTAGCATCTATCGATTTATTTGAAGACCACATGAAAAAGGTGAGAAAAATGGTTGAAGAGGAAGATTATTCAGATTTAAAAGAGTGGATGAAAAAAGCAAACACACTACATGAGATTTTATAA
- the bamA gene encoding outer membrane protein assembly factor BamA: MKKKSILLSITLASLLQAEQITSIEYVNLTKISLPVANETLKLKVGDEVSTEKVNKAIKDFYKFNYFEDIKVNIDNGKLQFVFDEKPSIANVDITGYKSREDDLDILRKQIGLEKGNMYSDKRVRNAKEKLLKELEREGYINSVVEAEVEHLNEDSVAITFSVNKGDEIIIKKVNYFGSENLDSGDFEPATANKEEEFASWFITQNGGELAAEQLEYDSKRIQEVYFENGYLDAKVKDPFLEVDFSSNQAELDFYIEEGRQYNVNDIAIYVNSEIVKPEDIYPELKLRKGRTFNIKRLRKDADYIKTLVADKGYAFAQVKYDIKKDEKNGTADLVFNVIPGEKVFIRDVKISGNTRTLDRVIRRDVYLAPGDLFNLTDYTDSKNKLKRTGYFEDVLIEQKRVSADKMDIVVKVKEAATGNIILGGGYGSYDGFMINGSIVDNNIFGSGLSLGVSVDLSKRKTDLSIKLRNPAIADSKYSGDLDIHSDNIEIDSSKYELDKDVKGFSVGVGKELIRNLRVGARYRLDFIKEEYDYEDDAGVPESKRFEDTDYVTSSITPFVNFDNTDDYLLPRSGFKAGSSLEFAGLGGDSEYLKSLSYFKYFYSLNDLYDLDWIFRYKLQANFLVDNGQINQGDSLYLGGTKSLRGFKSYAFPKNESGEKVDPYKNMAATSVEMSFPLSPQAKMRWGVFYDYGMIGEDNMSDIKRSSTGALFEWISPFGPLQLIFAQPLDDESGDDTSSFEFSLGSSF, from the coding sequence GTGAAAAAGAAAAGTATCTTATTATCTATCACGTTAGCTTCACTTCTACAAGCTGAACAAATTACTTCAATTGAATATGTAAATTTAACAAAAATTTCTTTACCAGTTGCAAATGAAACTTTAAAGTTAAAAGTTGGTGATGAAGTTAGTACTGAAAAAGTAAATAAAGCTATAAAAGACTTTTATAAATTTAATTACTTTGAAGACATTAAAGTTAATATAGACAATGGAAAGCTTCAATTTGTATTTGATGAAAAACCATCGATTGCAAATGTTGATATCACTGGATATAAGTCTAGAGAAGATGATCTTGACATTTTAAGAAAGCAAATAGGTCTTGAAAAAGGAAATATGTATTCTGACAAAAGAGTTAGAAATGCAAAAGAGAAACTTTTAAAAGAATTAGAAAGAGAAGGTTATATTAACTCTGTTGTTGAAGCAGAAGTAGAACACTTAAATGAAGACTCAGTAGCAATTACTTTTAGTGTAAACAAAGGTGATGAAATCATCATTAAAAAAGTAAACTATTTTGGTTCTGAAAACCTTGACTCTGGTGACTTTGAACCAGCAACTGCAAACAAAGAAGAAGAGTTCGCATCATGGTTTATCACTCAAAATGGTGGTGAATTAGCTGCAGAGCAATTAGAATATGATAGTAAAAGAATACAAGAAGTATATTTTGAAAATGGATACTTAGATGCAAAAGTAAAAGATCCTTTCTTAGAAGTAGATTTCTCTTCAAATCAAGCTGAGCTTGACTTTTATATTGAAGAAGGTAGACAATATAATGTAAATGATATTGCAATCTATGTAAATTCTGAGATTGTAAAACCTGAAGACATTTATCCTGAGTTAAAACTAAGAAAAGGCAGAACTTTTAATATTAAAAGACTTAGAAAGGATGCTGACTATATCAAAACTTTAGTTGCTGATAAGGGTTATGCATTTGCACAAGTTAAATATGATATTAAAAAAGATGAGAAAAATGGAACTGCTGATTTAGTATTTAATGTTATTCCTGGAGAAAAAGTATTTATTAGAGATGTTAAAATCTCTGGAAATACAAGAACACTTGATAGAGTTATTAGAAGAGATGTTTATTTAGCTCCTGGAGATTTATTTAACCTTACAGATTATACTGACTCAAAAAATAAACTAAAAAGAACAGGATACTTTGAAGATGTTCTAATTGAGCAAAAAAGAGTTTCTGCTGATAAGATGGATATAGTTGTAAAGGTTAAAGAAGCTGCAACAGGAAATATCATCCTTGGTGGTGGATATGGTTCATATGATGGATTTATGATTAATGGTTCTATTGTAGATAATAATATCTTTGGTTCTGGTCTTTCTTTAGGTGTTTCTGTTGATTTATCAAAAAGAAAAACTGACCTTTCTATTAAACTTAGAAATCCTGCTATTGCTGATAGTAAATATAGTGGTGATTTAGATATTCACTCAGACAACATTGAAATTGATAGTTCTAAATATGAATTAGATAAAGATGTAAAAGGTTTCTCTGTAGGAGTTGGTAAAGAGCTAATTAGAAACTTAAGAGTTGGTGCTAGATATAGACTTGACTTTATTAAAGAAGAGTATGATTATGAAGATGATGCAGGAGTTCCTGAAAGTAAAAGGTTTGAAGATACAGATTATGTAACTAGTTCTATTACTCCTTTTGTTAACTTTGATAACACAGATGACTACTTATTACCAAGAAGTGGATTTAAAGCTGGTTCTTCTTTAGAGTTTGCAGGATTAGGTGGAGACTCAGAGTATCTTAAAAGTTTATCTTACTTTAAATACTTCTATTCTTTAAACGATCTTTATGATTTAGATTGGATTTTTAGATATAAGCTACAAGCAAACTTCCTTGTGGATAATGGTCAAATCAATCAAGGTGATTCATTATACTTAGGTGGTACAAAATCTTTAAGAGGATTTAAGTCTTATGCCTTCCCTAAAAATGAATCTGGTGAAAAAGTTGACCCTTATAAAAACATGGCAGCAACATCAGTAGAAATGAGTTTCCCTCTATCTCCACAAGCTAAGATGAGATGGGGTGTATTCTATGATTATGGTATGATTGGTGAAGATAATATGTCAGATATTAAAAGATCTTCAACAGGTGCACTTTTTGAGTGGATCTCGCCATTTGGTCCATTACAACTGATTTTTGCTCAACCATTGGATGATGAGTCAGGTGATGATACATCATCATTTGAGTTCTCATTAGGGTCTAGTTTTTAA
- a CDS encoding dehypoxanthine futalosine cyclase, which produces MVKKMDIIDRRITEEEALDLIKNASLVKLGDLASKKKEQLHPEKITTFVVDRNINYTNVCWVDCKFCAFYRHGRDDDAYVLKFDEIDKKIEELLEIGGTQILMQGGVHPKLKIDYYEELVEHIHTKFPQITLHSFSAIEICYIAKVSKISRLEVLKRLQAKGLSSIPGAGAEILSDRVRDVIAPRKIDTDDWLEVHRLAHSIGMKTTATMMFGTVETDEEIIEHWNRIRQLQDETGGFRAFIMWSFQSANTKLKEEIPDLKPQSSNRYLRLLAVSRLYLDNFPNIQSSWVTQGSYIGQMALKFGANDLGSTMMEENVVAAAGATNCMNQDEMIQLIHDVGENPAKRNTAYEILERF; this is translated from the coding sequence ATGGTAAAAAAAATGGATATTATTGATAGAAGAATCACAGAAGAAGAAGCATTAGATTTAATTAAAAATGCTTCTTTAGTAAAATTAGGTGATTTAGCTTCTAAGAAAAAAGAACAGTTACACCCTGAAAAAATCACAACTTTTGTAGTTGATAGAAATATTAACTATACAAATGTTTGTTGGGTAGACTGTAAATTCTGTGCTTTTTATAGACACGGAAGAGATGATGATGCTTATGTATTAAAATTTGATGAAATTGATAAGAAAATTGAAGAGTTATTAGAGATTGGTGGAACACAAATACTTATGCAAGGTGGTGTTCATCCAAAGCTTAAAATTGATTATTATGAAGAATTAGTTGAGCATATTCATACAAAATTCCCTCAAATCACCCTACACTCATTCTCTGCAATTGAGATTTGTTATATTGCAAAAGTTTCAAAAATTTCAAGATTAGAAGTTTTAAAAAGACTACAAGCAAAGGGTTTAAGCTCAATTCCAGGAGCTGGCGCTGAAATTTTATCAGATAGAGTTAGAGATGTAATCGCTCCTAGAAAAATTGATACTGATGATTGGTTAGAAGTTCATAGATTAGCTCATTCAATTGGTATGAAAACAACTGCTACAATGATGTTTGGAACAGTTGAAACAGATGAAGAGATTATTGAGCATTGGAATAGAATTAGACAACTACAAGATGAAACAGGTGGTTTTAGAGCCTTTATTATGTGGTCTTTCCAAAGTGCAAATACAAAGCTAAAAGAAGAGATTCCTGATTTAAAGCCTCAATCATCAAATAGATACTTAAGACTACTTGCTGTTTCAAGACTATATTTAGATAATTTTCCAAATATTCAAAGTTCTTGGGTAACTCAAGGAAGTTATATTGGTCAGATGGCTCTTAAATTTGGAGCAAATGACTTAGGAAGTACAATGATGGAAGAAAATGTAGTTGCAGCTGCAGGAGCTACAAATTGTATGAATCAAGATGAAATGATTCAATTAATCCATGATGTTGGTGAAAACCCAGCAAAAAGAAACACTGCTTATGAGATTTTAGAGAGGTTTTAA